Proteins co-encoded in one Taeniopygia guttata chromosome 4, bTaeGut7.mat, whole genome shotgun sequence genomic window:
- the TEC gene encoding tyrosine-protein kinase Tec isoform X2, which produces MRRPPPPIPPVEENGNEEEEIVVAMYDFEPTEHHDLRLEKGEEYTVIEKNDIHWWKARDKYGKQGYIPSNYVTGKKSNNLDQYEWYSRNLNRSKAEQLLRNEDKEGGFVVRDSSQPGLYTVSLYTKFGGEGSSGIRHYHIKETVTSPKQYYLAEKHLFNSIPEIIEYHSHNAAGLVTRLRYPVTPKRTTAPTTAGFSYEKWEINPSELTFMRELGSGLFGVVRLGKWRAQYKVAIKAIREGAMYEEDFIEEAKVMMKLTHPKLVQLYGVCTQQRPIYIVTEFMEHGCLLNYLRQKRGVLSRDTLLTMCQDVCEGMEYLERNSFIHRDLAARNCLVSDSGVVKVSDFGMTRYVLDDQYTSSSGAKFPVKWCPPEVFNYSRFSSKSDVWSFGVLMWEVYTEGKMPFEKSSNYEVVTMVSQGHRLYRPKLACKQMYEMMMMCWQEKPEERPTFEELLHAIIDIAEGEDAF; this is translated from the exons ATG CGAAGACCTCCACCACCTATTCCTCCAGTTgaagaaaatgggaatgaaGAGGAGGAGATAGTGGTAGCAATGTATGACTTTGAACCTACAGAACACCATGATTTAAGATTAGAGAAAGGTGAAGAATATACAGTGATTGAGAAGAACGACATTCATTGGTGGAAGGCAAGAGATAAATACGG aaaacaagGATATATTCCAAGCAACTATGTAACAGGAAAGAAGTCCAACAACCTTGATCAGTATGA GTGGTACAGCCGAAACCTGAACAGaagcaaggcagagcagctcctcagaaATGAG GATAAAGAAGGTGGTTTTGTGGTGAGAGACTCCAGTCAGCCTGGCCTGTATACTGTTTCCCTTTACACAAAATTTGGAGG ggaaggtTCATCAGGAATAAGACACTATCATATAAAAGAAACGGTGACATCACCAAAACAGTACTACCTTGCAGAAAAACATCTCTTTAACTCCATTCCAGAAATAATTGAATATCACAGCCATAATGCAGCAG GTCTCGTTACCAGGCTGCGTTACCCAGTGACCCCAAAGAGGACGACGGCACCAACAACGGCAGGATTCAGCTATG AGAAATGGGAGATCAATCCCTCAGAACTGACATTcatgagggagctggggagcgGTCTGTTTGGCGTGGTGCGCCTCGGGAAGTGGCGGGCACAGTACAAAGTGGCCATCAAGGCTATTCGGGAAGGTGCTATGTATGAAGAGGACTTCATTGAAGAAGCTAAAGTAATGAT GAAGCTAACACACCCTAAACTAGTTCAGCTGTATGGTGTGTGCACACAGCAGAGGCCCATTTACATCGTGACAGAGTTCATGGAGCATGGCTGCCTTCTCAATTACCTGAGACAAAAACGGGGAGTTTTGAGTAGAGACACTCTGCTTACTATGTGCCAAGATGTATGTGAGGGAATGGAGTACCTGGAAAGGAACAGCTTTATCCACAGAGACCTG GCTGCAAGGAACTGCTTGGTGAGTGACTCAGGAGTGGTCAAAGTCTCAGATTTCGGAATGACAAG gTATGTCCTGGATGACCAATACACAAGTTCTTCAGGGGCTAAATTTCCTGTGAAGTGGTGTCCCCCAGAAGTTTTTAATTACAGCCGATTCAGCAGCAAGTCAGATGTCTGGTCATTTG gtgtTTTAATGTGGGAAGTatatacagaaggaaaaatgccTTTTGAAAAAAGCTCCAACTATGAAGTGGTAACAATGGTTAGCCAAGGACATCGCTTGTATCGGCCCAAACTGGCCTGTAAGCAGATGTATGAAATGATGATGATGTGCTGGCAGGag aaaccAGAGGAACGCCCAACTTTTGAAGAGTTGCTTCATGCAATCATTGACATTGCAGAGGGTGAAGATGCTTTTTGA